The region TTCGACTGGAAAAAAATCCTCCATCTCCTGAGCGGAAAGCAAATTTTGTATTGTCTGTCCCAGTAATGCAGCCGGGCTAACCGCTACCCTCACGCCGAGCCTGTTGAAAACTTCTATGTTTTCAGGATCATTCACAAGGGTTACAATTCTTTCAACACCGTAATACTTTCTTATCATCTGAGAAATTATTAAGCTATCGCGGTCTGTATTTGTCAATATTACAACAATATCGTCTGGTGAAAACTCAATCTGATCTAAGACATTTTTTTTACTGCCATCTCCATTGATTATCACTGCTGAAAACTTCCTTGCCAGCTCTTCACAAACCTGTGGGTCCTTGTTTATTATGTAAACGTGATAACCCTTAGAAATCATGGAACGGGCAAGATGATACGCAATTCGATAACCTCCAACGATAACTATCTTCAATCGAGCCCCTCCAAAGTCAGTTTTTGTATTATTTCATTTGCTACAAGTGTGGTTTGTGAAATCACTTCAATGTCAAATTCCTGGAATATTTTTTCGTTATCCGGTTCATTCACCCGGGATATAACCTTTTTTACTCCAAAATAGCGTTTGGCAACAGTTGACACCATAAAATTTGTATTGTCATTTCCTGTTAAAGCGATAACCACGTCAGCTCTATCAACTTTCGCTTCTTTTAAATGGGATATTTCAGTAGCGTCTCCAATTATTTTGAAGCCGGTAAATTCCTCTGATAAGGTGTCAAAGGCATTTTCCCTGCTATCCACAACAACCACATTGCTTCCAGAGGCAGACATCCGTGAAGCAACCATTGAACCTATTCTGCCACAGCCAACAATTATGATGTACATTCCTTCACGTTTCTTTCTCATAACGCTGAATCTCCTTGATAGCTCTTTTGTGGTTTGGATCTAGTGCCAGCGCAGCTCTCAGATATCTATAAGCGAGCTCTGAATTACCGAGCTTTTCCATAACAAGGGCATAAACATAATGCGCATCAGCGGAGGGATTAATCGCAAACAATTCCCTCGCCATGCGCTCAGCAATATCTAACTTTCCCTGAGAAATTTTCTCCTCTATCCGACGTTCAAGTTTCTCAAAACTTATTTCCTCCTTATTGAGAAGGTCTTCAACCTTTTTCAGAAGATCTTGAGCAGGGAAAGGTTTAGACAAATAATCACTGGCTCCGTTCTTCATCGCTTCAACCACAGGTATTGCATTTGTTATAGCAGAAACGATCAGCACGGGAATAACTTGGCCATCTTGCCGCATTCTTTTAAGTAACTCGATACCAGATATCCCTGGCAGCTTCAGGTCCAATGTTACTAAGTCGAACATACCTTTACGGAGCTCCACTACAGCTTCTTCTGCCGTTGCCACAGCCGTGACCGAATAGCCTTTTTCTTCAAGAATTTTTTTAATAAGCATTCTAACATTTCTTTCATCATCAACTACCAGAATATTTGCCATTCATATTTCCTCGCACAGAGATTTTATCATAAACTCAAACCCGGAGATAATTTCTTATTTCCCAGTCAGTTACTGTTATACTAAAATCTCTCCATTCTCTACGCTTGAGTTCGACAAATTTCTTGAAAATGTGATCACCAAGTATTTCTTTTACAAGCTCAGAATTTTTCATTTCTTCAAGAGCCTCTTTGAGACTACCTGGAAGAGAGTCTATCTTGAATTCTGCTCGCTTTTCTTCAGACATTGCATATATATTTTCTTCGATTGGTAGTGGGGGTTCTATCTTTTTCTCAATTCCTTCAAGTCCGGCGCCAACGATCACTGCAAATGCAAGATAAGCGTTACATGATGGATCAGGTGATCGATACTCTATTCTGGTGGAGTTTTTTCTCGCTGCCGGGATTCTTATCAAAGCGGATCTGTTAGCTTTTGACCAGGCTATATTTACCGGCGCTTCATATCCAGGCACAAGCCTTTTATAACTGTTCACGATCGGATTGGTTATAGCTGTTATTTCCTTAGTGTACTTTAAGATACCTCCGACAAAGTGATGCAAGGTTTTGGAAAGACCATCTGATGAATCCTGGTCATAAAAAGCATTTTCCCCGTTTTTAAAGAGACTCAGATGTGTATGCATGCCTGAGCCATTGATTCCGAAGAAAGGTTTTGGCATAAAAGTTACATGAAGATTGTGTTTGATTGCTATAGTTTTTAAAACCAGTTTTACTGTTTGTGTGTTATCTGCTGTTTTTAACAAGTCACCATAACGAAAATCTACCTCGTGTTGAGACGGAGCAACTTCGTGATGTGATGCTTCTACATCTATTCCCATGGATTTTAAGGCAACAGCAACCTCACTTCTTAAGGACTCAACTTCATCAAGTGGTAAAAGATCAAAATAACTGCCAAAATCCAGTAGAGTTGGTTGTGGAAATCCTTTTTCATCTCTCGGGAGTACAAAAAACTCGATTTCAGGACCTGCAAATGCTTCAAATCCCATTTTCCTTGCTTTTTCTACAATAAGTTTGAGCCTGTATCGAGGATCGCCATCAAAGGGAGTACCATCGGGTTTGTAAACGTCGCAGATAAACCTTGCACTCTTTGATCCATTGGTCGTCCACGGAAGAATAGCAAAAGTCGATATATCCGGTTTCAGGTACATATCCGACTCTTCGATTCTCACAAAACCTTCAATAGAAGATCCATCGAACATGATGCCTTTCTCAAAAGCTTTTTCAAGTTCCTGGGAAGGAATTTCGACATTCTTGATATTTCCACTAATATCAGAAAACTGAAGGCGGATGAATTGAATATCTTCCTTGCGAATCATCTCAACAACATCTTTGTATTCCACATTCAAGCCCCCCTTACAAAATTTATATGAATATCTTAGATGTGATTTGTTGAGATAAAACTAATCGGCTGTTAAGATATCGATGATAGACTATGAAGAAGACAGTTTTCTGAGTATGACTTTTGCCCTCTCGCAGTTGATATTTTCCGAAAAGAGGTCATGAACTTTTTTAACGGATAAATTTGAGAGCACAGGGGAAAAACTCAAACGGTGAAAAACAGTAGGACCAAATTCCCGAATAGCATTTAAGTGATGAACTGTTCCATAACCTTTGTGCTTTGAAAAGCCATAACATGGGTAAATTCTGTCGTATGCAACCATTATTCTGTCTCTCAAAACTTTTGCAACAATTGACGCTGCTGCTATTGAAGCACTTTTTTCATCACCCTTAACAATACAGACGCCCTGCTGAGAAAGATTTAATGATTTGCCATCCACAAGTACGTATGCATCTTTTTTATTCAGAGATGCCAGAGCTCTGTTCATAGCTATTTTGGTTGCATTGAATATGTTGTAGAGATCTATTTCTTCAGGTGTAGCAATGCCAATTCCAACCTCAGCTGAATTCATTATCTGCAAAAATAATTCTTCGCGTTTTTGCGCAGTTAACTGTTTTGAGTCAAACACGTCTAATTGAACTTCTAAAATTACCGCTGCCGCAACAACAGGACCAGCAAGACAGCCTCTACCTGCCTCATCAACACCGATCACAGTACCAAAATTCTGTTTATAAAATCTGTCGTATGCGAAAAGTTCAGATCTCATAGTTTTCTATGGCGTCCATGAAAATTTTCATAATCAGATCTTCATAAGTGTATCCTGCTGCCTCTGCCATTTTCACGATATCAGAATAACCTGGCGTAAGCATAGGGAGAGAATTGACTTCTAAAAAATAGATTTGACCATCCTTAACGCGCAAATCCATTCGTGCATAATTTCTTAGTCTCAGTGCTTTGAAAGCTGTTAAAGCATATTCTGAGATTCTGTCTTTTAGCCCCGTATCTATTTGAGCCGGACAAATATACCTGGTTTGTTCTCCATAATAATGTTTAACCCTGTAGGAATAAAATCTCTCCAATCCGTCGGGCAATGTTGAAAAATCTATTTCAAGGATGGGTAAAATTTCCCCGGCAACAATTCCAACACTGAATTCGCGACCATCTACAAATTGCTCGATCAAAGCTGGTTGATGAAACTCGTTGTGAATCACTTTGACAGCCTTTTTTAATGCAAAATCTTCTTTGACGACCGAATCTGCACTCAAACCACGCGCGCTTCCTTCACGACTTGGTTTGACGATGACCGGATAAAAGTCTATAGGAGGTATTGTTTCCTGTCCTGGTTCTAAGGAAATAAACTTTGGTGTTGGTACGCCATAATGATTCAAAATAATCTTTGTAATTGTTTTGTCTATGCACAAGGCATGTCCAATTATGCCCGAGCCAGTAGACGGTATCTTTAAAAGTTCTAAGATCGCAGGGACGTGGGTTTGCATTGCAGCTGTTGAAAGATTGAAGACCGCGTCGAATTGAGTTACTTTGTCAATAAATTGATCTTCAAAAGCCACAAGCTCTGCTTCAAAGTGTTTTGATAAGGTTTCAAATACGGATTGAACCATCTTTTCTCTCGATTCATCGAGATTGGACTTATCGTAAACAACAGCCACTCTCATATTGATCTACCCCCGAGCAGAGTAAACAACCTTTCCTTTTCTGAAAGAATATTTCCACCTTCATCTACGCATCTGCAGAGACCATCTATTATTTTGGTTTTCACAGCACCTTTCGCCACTGAAAAACCCTTTAATGCCGGTGCATCCAGAATGCCTGTATTCACAGCTTCATACAGCACATCGACATCGAGCAAACTATCTTCATTGCCATCTTTTAATCCTTTTATTGCTTCAATTATCATGAAAGCTTCTTCTTTTATTCTCTCTTTCTCTTTTTTCACCCATTCATCACCAAGAGGGTCTACAATGCCTCTCATTGCAAGATTTATAGCTCTCCTTGCCATTTTGACACTTTCTATTATTTCTTTTGCAGAGGCTCTTCTCATCGATTCACAGTATGCAACCACATGAACTATGTGTGGTTCAAGTGCCCATCCATAAAACATGGATGAAGATAACTGCCCCATAGCCGCATTTAAATCTGCCGGCATGGACATTAAACCTGTTCTCACCATTCTATAGATTTTGAAATTCTCATCCTGCAAAGATTCAACAATTTCTTTCTTCGCTATCATTTTTGCAATGTCTCCGCGTGGTGACAGGCCCGAAGGAGTTTCAAGCATAAACTGCTGAACATACTCCCTCACTCCTAACTTCTTAGCCACAAAAGTTGCTAAATAAGCAGTTGCGACTTCTACAGCATCGTGGCAAACCCTTAAAGCCCATTGATGAGAATCGGTAACTTCGACTGGAACATTGTTCAAACCATTCCATTTTATAGCGTCCATATTTTCTTTTATGGCTTCTTTCAGTGGTCTTTTTGATCTTCTATCCAGATCACTGTACCACATTATCGGTATTGCAGCCCAGGCGTTGTTTATTGTTTCTTTCAGTAGTTTGGAAAATTCTACCATGTGCGTTGTTCCTGCATAGCATCTAACAAGCGGATAATTGCCTCTTCTCGAGGCCTCGTAGAGTTTGACAAAATCCTCTTTTGTTCTTATCGGCGCACCACCTGCACCATCTTGCGAATGATCCATTTTTTCAGGTTCAAAGAAGAATTGCTGACAATTTTGGTCTGGTGCAAGAGATATAACATCGAGCAATTCTGATTCTGCCAATTTTTTAATTTCATTTGCCGTTTCATCCAGGCTTTGCAAACCAATATGATGTCTGATAAGTGGATAAGGACTTTTGAATTTTATGCGCTCACCAAGTGTTTGTGGAAAACTCAGATTCTCTTTTTCTCTTGCCTTACCTCTTAAGAAAAGAACAATTTCGTCTATTTCTTCACTCCCGTCAAAACATTTCTTTATAAACGAAAATTTTCTCGCCTCGTTTGCAGTTTCTATGGTGCCACCAAAGACGAATATCTTGTCCATAAGTTTTTCCTTTTTAAGCTTCTCTTCCAATTCTCTGAGCAGATTGTGTAAGGCTTCTGCGGCAAGTCGGTAGCTCATTGCTATCATATCTGGGTCATGTTTTTTGATCTCTCTGACAAGTTCATCAACAGGAATGGCTGAACCAATATAAATTGTTTCGTAATTGTTTTGCTTTGCTATTTCAAGAAAATTTAGCAATCCTACATTATGCACGCAACTTCCTATAGAAGCTCCCAGTATTTTCATCATTCCCCAACCTCCATAATTTGCTTCACTTCTTCAACTGTTTTACCATTTAAATGAAGCCTTTCAAAGTTTCTCCCCTCACTGAAAAAATCCACGCCAACCATGAGGGAGGCAAGCTGGACTATAGAATCTATTATGGGAGTTTTCACTTTCGCTAATTTCCCAAATGCGGAAATCGGAACAAGGCTTGTTGGAACATCTTCCAGTATATATCTGTTCTCGAGGCTTGTTGGTGCCTGTATACCTCGATACCCCTCGTTATTGTGTATAGCATCGTACAAATTTGTCCCTTTCACATCATAAGCATATGCAAGCCATTGAATAGCCGTCATCGGTTCAATACCGAATTTTCTGGCGACCTCACATCTTTCAGCGTCTATCGCTTCAAGAATTTTTGCAACCGATGGACTGATCCCTTCGAAATAAAATTCAAATTTTCCGAAGGTGGTTTCTACCCATCCGGTGTTCAAAATAATTGTTGCAGGGTGAAACACGGC is a window of Pseudothermotoga elfii DSM 9442 = NBRC 107921 DNA encoding:
- a CDS encoding potassium channel family protein, which translates into the protein MKIVIVGGYRIAYHLARSMISKGYHVYIINKDPQVCEELARKFSAVIINGDGSKKNVLDQIEFSPDDIVVILTNTDRDSLIISQMIRKYYGVERIVTLVNDPENIEVFNRLGVRVAVSPAALLGQTIQNLLSAQEMEDFFPVEEGKLVFLRLEIPDNSPSVNKKLKEIDLPNECIIGGILRNNDVLIPRGETELLAQDRVFIICEPKVQTRVIKTLVGE
- a CDS encoding potassium channel family protein, whose amino-acid sequence is MRKKREGMYIIIVGCGRIGSMVASRMSASGSNVVVVDSRENAFDTLSEEFTGFKIIGDATEISHLKEAKVDRADVVIALTGNDNTNFMVSTVAKRYFGVKKVISRVNEPDNEKIFQEFDIEVISQTTLVANEIIQKLTLEGLD
- a CDS encoding response regulator; this translates as MANILVVDDERNVRMLIKKILEEKGYSVTAVATAEEAVVELRKGMFDLVTLDLKLPGISGIELLKRMRQDGQVIPVLIVSAITNAIPVVEAMKNGASDYLSKPFPAQDLLKKVEDLLNKEEISFEKLERRIEEKISQGKLDIAERMARELFAINPSADAHYVYALVMEKLGNSELAYRYLRAALALDPNHKRAIKEIQRYEKET
- the glnA gene encoding type I glutamate--ammonia ligase — translated: MEYKDVVEMIRKEDIQFIRLQFSDISGNIKNVEIPSQELEKAFEKGIMFDGSSIEGFVRIEESDMYLKPDISTFAILPWTTNGSKSARFICDVYKPDGTPFDGDPRYRLKLIVEKARKMGFEAFAGPEIEFFVLPRDEKGFPQPTLLDFGSYFDLLPLDEVESLRSEVAVALKSMGIDVEASHHEVAPSQHEVDFRYGDLLKTADNTQTVKLVLKTIAIKHNLHVTFMPKPFFGINGSGMHTHLSLFKNGENAFYDQDSSDGLSKTLHHFVGGILKYTKEITAITNPIVNSYKRLVPGYEAPVNIAWSKANRSALIRIPAARKNSTRIEYRSPDPSCNAYLAFAVIVGAGLEGIEKKIEPPLPIEENIYAMSEEKRAEFKIDSLPGSLKEALEEMKNSELVKEILGDHIFKKFVELKRREWRDFSITVTDWEIRNYLRV
- a CDS encoding ribonuclease HII — its product is MRSELFAYDRFYKQNFGTVIGVDEAGRGCLAGPVVAAAVILEVQLDVFDSKQLTAQKREELFLQIMNSAEVGIGIATPEEIDLYNIFNATKIAMNRALASLNKKDAYVLVDGKSLNLSQQGVCIVKGDEKSASIAAASIVAKVLRDRIMVAYDRIYPCYGFSKHKGYGTVHHLNAIREFGPTVFHRLSFSPVLSNLSVKKVHDLFSENINCERAKVILRKLSSS
- a CDS encoding D-alanine--D-alanine ligase family protein, which gives rise to MRVAVVYDKSNLDESREKMVQSVFETLSKHFEAELVAFEDQFIDKVTQFDAVFNLSTAAMQTHVPAILELLKIPSTGSGIIGHALCIDKTITKIILNHYGVPTPKFISLEPGQETIPPIDFYPVIVKPSREGSARGLSADSVVKEDFALKKAVKVIHNEFHQPALIEQFVDGREFSVGIVAGEILPILEIDFSTLPDGLERFYSYRVKHYYGEQTRYICPAQIDTGLKDRISEYALTAFKALRLRNYARMDLRVKDGQIYFLEVNSLPMLTPGYSDIVKMAEAAGYTYEDLIMKIFMDAIENYEI
- a CDS encoding cobalamin B12-binding domain-containing protein, which encodes MMKILGASIGSCVHNVGLLNFLEIAKQNNYETIYIGSAIPVDELVREIKKHDPDMIAMSYRLAAEALHNLLRELEEKLKKEKLMDKIFVFGGTIETANEARKFSFIKKCFDGSEEIDEIVLFLRGKAREKENLSFPQTLGERIKFKSPYPLIRHHIGLQSLDETANEIKKLAESELLDVISLAPDQNCQQFFFEPEKMDHSQDGAGGAPIRTKEDFVKLYEASRRGNYPLVRCYAGTTHMVEFSKLLKETINNAWAAIPIMWYSDLDRRSKRPLKEAIKENMDAIKWNGLNNVPVEVTDSHQWALRVCHDAVEVATAYLATFVAKKLGVREYVQQFMLETPSGLSPRGDIAKMIAKKEIVESLQDENFKIYRMVRTGLMSMPADLNAAMGQLSSSMFYGWALEPHIVHVVAYCESMRRASAKEIIESVKMARRAINLAMRGIVDPLGDEWVKKEKERIKEEAFMIIEAIKGLKDGNEDSLLDVDVLYEAVNTGILDAPALKGFSVAKGAVKTKIIDGLCRCVDEGGNILSEKERLFTLLGGRSI